Proteins found in one candidate division KSB1 bacterium genomic segment:
- a CDS encoding transglycosylase SLT domain-containing protein: MRVLSFQIFFTVFFLGALLGRQFSDERELVKFEASLKKLQAFVKADTERQVKQEKVIGIIDSFNPSMPLEMKQEIAGEIYNMSIKYPNLDVELLCATITHESARTWDPSVASRAGAIGLMQIMPATGEWLAKYENFKWQSAEETLVNPIYNIRMGSRYLSALIETYELDGGLAAYNGGEKRVGMWLAQNKLDSILWPETRKYVPSVLELYEEFRN, translated from the coding sequence ATGAGAGTTTTGAGTTTTCAAATATTTTTCACGGTATTTTTTTTAGGCGCTTTGCTGGGACGTCAATTTTCTGACGAACGCGAACTTGTTAAGTTCGAAGCATCCCTTAAAAAGCTGCAGGCATTCGTAAAGGCCGACACTGAACGTCAGGTTAAACAAGAAAAAGTGATCGGCATAATTGATAGTTTCAATCCGAGCATGCCACTGGAAATGAAACAGGAAATCGCGGGTGAAATATATAACATGAGCATCAAATATCCGAACCTGGATGTTGAACTCCTTTGTGCTACAATTACACATGAAAGCGCCCGCACCTGGGACCCGTCTGTTGCGTCAAGAGCTGGCGCCATTGGGCTCATGCAAATTATGCCGGCTACCGGAGAGTGGCTTGCCAAATATGAAAATTTTAAATGGCAATCCGCCGAGGAGACGTTGGTCAACCCGATTTATAATATTCGAATGGGTTCGAGGTATCTTTCAGCTTTAATTGAAACATATGAATTAGACGGCGGGCTGGCGGCTTATAATGGCGGTGAAAAAAGAGTCGGTATGTGGCTTGCACAAAATAAACTCGACAGCATTCTTTGGCCCGAAACCAGAAAGTATGTGCCAAGTGTTTTAGAACTATATGAGGAGTTTAGAAATTAG
- a CDS encoding YjbH domain-containing protein, producing the protein MKYRFTPILFIFWSLFFTQHVFCAPSTEKKNISELKRANSEYQIKLELIKEGFKNVAILLDDEQAIITYENMHYRYELRAVKKVIRLVLPFLQEKESILLIPQNRKIPLVLITVPVKKYLDFYDERISNNDFVKVIDISFKVDPTWKKIRKKPRENNSSYTFDFIVHPQLKAQFGNYDDPVESQLNLVPELGTSLWPGMRLSAQLIIPVHNELNEKDNYFRPGILTLNQTFRLPKNTFLSTSAGYFTHNRYGADLELKKYHSNGLWSIGAKIGYTGTASYTKGVWFYTPLNDYTTLLNAEYRLPQYDLSFKITVGQYLFRDKGLRFDMMREFGEVKIGFFALKTEQGRNGGFKFSVPLFPKKYPSKKWIRIHPAKDFAWEYRYRGLQLGGTEYSTGNEIEEFIERLNPAFVKSQFSKRLNLQNVN; encoded by the coding sequence ATGAAATATAGGTTTACCCCAATACTATTTATCTTCTGGTCATTATTTTTCACACAGCATGTGTTTTGTGCTCCATCCACAGAGAAAAAAAATATATCAGAACTCAAACGAGCCAATAGTGAATATCAGATAAAGCTAGAACTGATTAAAGAGGGTTTTAAAAATGTTGCGATTCTTTTGGACGATGAACAAGCAATTATAACCTACGAGAACATGCACTATCGGTACGAACTCAGAGCCGTCAAAAAGGTGATAAGGCTAGTCCTTCCTTTCTTGCAAGAAAAAGAAAGCATTTTGCTAATCCCACAAAATCGAAAGATCCCTTTGGTTCTCATCACCGTACCTGTAAAAAAATATCTTGATTTCTATGACGAGAGAATCTCAAACAACGATTTTGTAAAGGTAATTGATATTTCTTTCAAAGTTGATCCAACTTGGAAAAAAATTCGGAAAAAGCCTAGAGAAAATAATTCTAGTTACACGTTTGATTTTATTGTTCATCCTCAACTAAAAGCCCAGTTCGGTAATTATGATGATCCGGTTGAATCCCAGCTAAATCTGGTCCCGGAGCTTGGCACGAGTCTATGGCCTGGAATGCGTCTATCAGCCCAATTGATTATTCCTGTTCATAATGAGCTTAATGAGAAAGATAATTATTTTAGACCAGGCATCCTGACACTAAATCAAACATTTCGATTACCCAAGAATACTTTCTTGTCGACATCAGCGGGATATTTTACACATAATCGTTACGGTGCAGACCTGGAACTTAAAAAGTACCATAGCAACGGTTTATGGTCAATCGGCGCTAAAATTGGATATACTGGCACTGCTTCCTACACAAAAGGAGTTTGGTTTTATACTCCACTGAATGATTATACCACACTTTTAAATGCAGAATACCGCCTCCCTCAATATGACTTAAGCTTCAAAATAACTGTTGGGCAATATCTCTTTCGAGATAAAGGATTAAGGTTTGACATGATGCGTGAGTTTGGAGAGGTCAAAATTGGTTTCTTTGCATTGAAAACTGAGCAAGGTCGGAATGGTGGCTTCAAGTTTTCCGTTCCTCTTTTTCCAAAGAAATATCCGTCAAAAAAGTGGATTCGCATACATCCAGCTAAGGATTTTGCCTGGGAGTATCGTTATCGAGGCTTACAACTAGGCGGCACTGAATATAGTACAGGAAACGAAATAGAAGAGTTCATTGAACGCCTCAATCCCGCTTTTGTTAAAAGCCAATTTTCTAAACGGCTGAATCTACAAAATGTCAATTAA
- a CDS encoding TIGR02206 family membrane protein — translation MTPNQASPFTMFSGEHLSVMLVITALTVGLPFLIKKIDSEKITRTIAVSIGIFLLFIKISEPFVRGDSLQNWQNELPLHLCDLAAILTGIMLINRSYFFYELTYFWGFGGALQAMMTPSIENGFPHFDFLYYFIGHGLIIIGVIYATVLFKYRPVLKSIWRAFVAVVCYAALVAPINWILGTNYMYLFGKPKVQSLYDYLGPWPWYLLSLIPVAFLFFFLYYSPFWIADLVRKRRQRAS, via the coding sequence ATGACTCCAAACCAAGCCTCTCCTTTTACAATGTTTAGCGGCGAGCACCTGAGTGTCATGCTTGTCATCACGGCGCTAACTGTGGGCTTACCATTCCTAATTAAAAAAATAGATTCTGAAAAAATAACCAGAACCATTGCTGTCAGCATTGGCATTTTTTTACTATTCATCAAAATAAGTGAACCGTTTGTCAGAGGGGATTCCTTGCAGAATTGGCAAAATGAGCTTCCGCTGCACTTATGCGATCTTGCTGCCATTCTTACCGGAATCATGCTGATTAACCGTAGTTACTTTTTTTATGAGCTCACCTATTTTTGGGGATTTGGCGGGGCTTTGCAAGCGATGATGACGCCGTCCATTGAAAATGGCTTTCCCCATTTCGACTTTTTGTACTATTTTATTGGCCACGGCTTGATAATCATAGGCGTGATTTATGCGACCGTTCTGTTCAAATATCGTCCGGTTTTGAAATCGATTTGGCGGGCCTTTGTGGCGGTGGTTTGTTACGCCGCCCTGGTTGCGCCCATAAACTGGATTTTAGGTACCAATTACATGTATCTTTTTGGAAAACCCAAAGTACAATCCCTCTATGATTATCTTGGCCCCTGGCCCTGGTACTTGTTGAGCCTTATCCCGGTTGCATTTTTGTTCTTTTTCCTTTATTACAGTCCGTTCTGGATTGCCGATTTGGTCAGGAAGCGGCGCCAAAGAGCCAGTTAA
- a CDS encoding MBL fold metallo-hydrolase, with protein sequence MAGSTVPPLGLRIRWLGVAGYEISDDSTVILIDPFVSRPTFVQLLNTIKIDTSAVKHYILAPLQMQNVKVVLISHAHHDHLQDIPYILAQYPSPKARPLVVGSQSAHDLIMGYTRGVGIKWVDAVGGLQDSQTKILAFSPGKKSCMQNSGNISCKVGTFGNFTITAFASDHSSYDYLGSAVLGGTVHGKPPYTGTGYKMRSNTSIGYLIEYQGIRIFFTESPIVRHSNEIGNVDILIQGIAARRDYNTISGTLASLQPEYVIPGHYDNFFKPLKEFEKFDVRIGFGPVDFSRFEQFVTSFESYYVERARKRLTQNAHSFKPKLRLMKLFYYYSLVNLL encoded by the coding sequence GTGGCTGGCTCCACAGTGCCTCCATTAGGCTTGAGGATTCGGTGGTTAGGTGTGGCTGGCTACGAAATTAGCGACGACTCTACAGTTATCTTAATTGATCCTTTTGTCTCACGCCCCACTTTTGTGCAACTCTTAAACACTATTAAGATTGACACCAGCGCTGTTAAACACTATATCCTGGCGCCACTTCAAATGCAAAACGTAAAGGTTGTTTTAATATCGCATGCTCACCACGATCATTTGCAAGATATCCCCTATATCCTTGCACAGTATCCAAGCCCAAAAGCAAGACCGCTGGTAGTTGGTAGTCAAAGTGCTCATGACTTAATCATGGGATATACCCGGGGAGTTGGGATAAAATGGGTTGATGCAGTAGGCGGTTTGCAAGATAGTCAGACAAAAATATTAGCGTTTAGTCCCGGCAAGAAATCATGTATGCAGAATTCCGGAAACATCTCTTGCAAAGTTGGCACATTTGGCAATTTCACGATAACGGCTTTTGCTTCAGATCATTCTAGTTATGACTACCTCGGCTCCGCAGTCCTGGGGGGGACTGTTCACGGCAAGCCACCTTATACGGGCACGGGCTACAAGATGCGATCCAATACTTCAATCGGCTATTTGATTGAATATCAAGGCATACGCATTTTTTTTACTGAGTCACCGATAGTGCGGCATTCAAACGAAATTGGTAATGTGGATATTTTAATCCAGGGAATTGCCGCTCGTAGGGATTATAACACCATATCAGGAACCCTTGCTTCACTCCAACCAGAATATGTGATCCCTGGCCACTACGATAACTTTTTCAAGCCGTTAAAAGAATTCGAAAAATTTGATGTAAGAATTGGTTTCGGTCCAGTGGATTTCAGCCGCTTTGAACAATTTGTTACTTCATTCGAGAGTTATTATGTTGAACGTGCACGGAAACGGCTTACACAAAATGCCCAT